One window of the Cryptomeria japonica chromosome 7, Sugi_1.0, whole genome shotgun sequence genome contains the following:
- the LOC131040017 gene encoding uncharacterized protein LOC131040017 codes for MAEYRYTLNFHESFNTYHDLPDAVTHDFSPLKQYSEGNVGVENQQVLILQPEEEIKRRRRIQSIMFSEKKRRIKMRQLLFTLQSLLPVSTTNKVERHYIIEETGKYIQTLQTKTLDLQKKKAHLLAATRSSSIDHNSSAIDRESISLNVCIAVYSSETVIIRITASRMPRSLCEMYEVVEAHALEIQNSDVYSGDSIVFLYIHATAIVGMHCHNSLEMTQIEQGLNKVLQNIY; via the exons ATGGCTGAATATCGCTATACTTTAAATTTTCATGAGTCATTCAATACTTACCATGATTTGCCTGATGCTGTTACACATGACTTTAGTCCCCTGAAGCAGTACTCCGAGGGCAATGTGGGTGTGGAAAATCAACAAGTACTCATTCTACAACCAGAGGAAGAAATTAAACGAAGGAGAAGAATTCAGAGTATAATGTTTTCTGAGAAGAAAAGAAGGATAAAGATGAGACAATTGCTCTTTACTTTACAGTCTCTACTGCCTGTTTCAACTACCAATAAG GTAGAAAGACATTACATCATAGAAGAGACTGGTAAATATATTCAGACTCTCCAGACTAAAACCCTGGACTTGCAGAAGAAGAAGGCCCATTTATTGGCCGCGACAAGAAGCTCATCGATTGATCATAATTCATCAGCCATTGATAGAGAGTCTATAAGTCTTAATGTATGTATAGCAGTTTATTCCAGTGAAACAGTTATAATAAGAATTACTGCCTCAAGAATGCCGCGCTCTCTCTGCGAGATGTATGAAGTAGTTGAAGCACATGCCTTAGAAATACAGAACTCAGATGTTTACAGCGGGGACTCCATTGTCTTTCTCTATATCCACGCCACAGCAATTGTAGGCATGCATTGCCATAACTCATTAGAAATGACCCAAATTGAACAAGGTCTGAACAaagttttacaaaatatttactaG